In Sphingomonas sp. PAMC26645, one DNA window encodes the following:
- a CDS encoding thermonuclease family protein — translation MFDFMRLLSGDRAGATRRGGSGRRPAPGVLLQLRLVFYGVLLGLMVPVIRQIDWAALVPPGLKVEWPSGFGIAWPAGHLRVPGGWSKAADAAVADASSSANATAAAASTTTGALATAAGVASAASTAAAAASALSGGKAVSARFTICGHAKRIDCMVDGDTFWMAGTKIRIADIDTPETHPPRCASEARAGKAATLKMQALLNAGPFTLVPIKRDVDRYGRKLRIVERDGKSLGEALVRTGLARRYGGGKRAPWCRTGWF, via the coding sequence GTGTTTGATTTCATGCGGTTGCTAAGTGGCGATCGCGCTGGCGCCACGCGCCGCGGTGGATCCGGTCGGCGCCCGGCGCCCGGAGTCCTGCTGCAACTCCGCCTGGTATTCTACGGTGTGCTGCTCGGGCTGATGGTGCCGGTGATCCGCCAGATCGACTGGGCGGCTCTGGTGCCGCCGGGGTTGAAGGTCGAATGGCCCAGCGGGTTCGGCATTGCCTGGCCGGCCGGGCATCTGCGTGTGCCCGGCGGCTGGAGCAAGGCCGCGGACGCTGCCGTGGCGGACGCGTCGTCCTCCGCAAACGCTACCGCCGCCGCCGCTTCCACCACCACCGGTGCGCTGGCCACCGCGGCAGGCGTCGCGAGTGCGGCGTCGACCGCCGCTGCCGCCGCCTCCGCTCTGTCGGGCGGCAAGGCGGTATCCGCGCGCTTCACGATATGCGGCCATGCCAAGCGGATCGACTGCATGGTCGACGGCGACACCTTCTGGATGGCGGGCACCAAGATCCGCATCGCTGACATCGACACGCCCGAAACCCATCCGCCCCGTTGCGCGTCCGAAGCCCGCGCCGGCAAGGCCGCTACGCTCAAGATGCAGGCGTTGCTCAACGCCGGCCCCTTCACGCTGGTCCCGATCAAGCGCGACGTCGACCGCTATGGCCGCAAACTGCGCATCGTCGAGCGTGACGGGAAATCGCTCGGCGAGGCGCTGGTACGGACCGGGCTTGCGCGCCGTTACGGTGGCGGCAAGCGCGCGCCTTGGTGTCGAACCGGCTGGTTCTGA
- a CDS encoding MFS transporter: MRRFRNIRWTIIGLFVVAMVINYLARSVLGVAAPAIMAEQHISAAEYSWITGAFQIGIMFQPLAGYVLDVVGLKIGFTLFVTVWSLITMAHGLATGWMGFAGLRGALGLVEGSAQPAGMKLVAEWFPARERGVAGGIYQIGASFGAVFAPPLVAWAVLNHSWRAAFFIAGALGLVWVIAWLFWYAPPAKHRRLSPAERTLIVEGQEASLATHRKRPPLGELLRRRNLWAIAAARFLADPVWGMLSFWMPLYLVQVRHFDLGQIAMFAWLPFLAADLGCLFGPIVVAWLQRRGVDLIDARRGAFTVGAVLMTGMMFVGTVTSPIAAIALLCLGGFAHQTLSVTVITLSSDLFPQDQVATATGMSGTAANLGVLIFTLVLGSMVAEVGYQPFFILLGLLDLVGAALLWVLIRKPT; encoded by the coding sequence GTGCGGCGCTTCAGGAATATCCGCTGGACCATCATCGGCCTGTTCGTGGTGGCGATGGTCATCAACTATCTTGCACGCAGCGTGCTGGGCGTCGCGGCGCCGGCGATTATGGCCGAGCAGCATATCAGCGCCGCCGAATATTCCTGGATCACCGGCGCATTCCAGATCGGCATCATGTTCCAGCCGCTCGCCGGCTATGTGCTCGACGTGGTCGGGCTGAAGATCGGCTTCACGCTGTTCGTCACGGTCTGGTCGCTGATCACGATGGCGCACGGACTGGCGACCGGTTGGATGGGATTCGCCGGCTTGCGCGGTGCGCTGGGGCTGGTCGAGGGATCGGCGCAACCCGCGGGCATGAAGCTGGTCGCCGAATGGTTTCCGGCCCGAGAGCGCGGTGTCGCGGGCGGCATCTATCAGATCGGGGCCTCGTTCGGCGCGGTGTTCGCGCCGCCGCTGGTGGCCTGGGCGGTGCTCAACCATAGCTGGCGGGCGGCCTTCTTCATTGCCGGCGCGCTCGGGCTGGTGTGGGTGATCGCCTGGCTGTTCTGGTATGCGCCGCCCGCAAAACATCGACGGTTGTCGCCGGCGGAACGGACGCTGATCGTCGAAGGACAGGAGGCATCGCTCGCCACGCATCGCAAGCGTCCCCCGCTCGGCGAACTGCTGCGGCGTCGTAACCTGTGGGCGATCGCGGCGGCGCGGTTCCTCGCCGATCCGGTGTGGGGCATGCTGTCGTTCTGGATGCCGCTGTATCTCGTGCAGGTGCGCCATTTCGATCTCGGCCAGATCGCGATGTTCGCGTGGCTGCCGTTCCTGGCGGCGGACCTCGGATGCCTGTTCGGGCCGATCGTGGTGGCGTGGCTGCAACGGCGCGGCGTCGACCTGATCGATGCGCGGCGTGGCGCCTTCACGGTGGGTGCGGTGCTGATGACGGGGATGATGTTCGTCGGCACGGTGACCAGCCCGATCGCGGCGATCGCACTGCTGTGCCTCGGCGGTTTCGCGCACCAGACGCTGTCGGTGACGGTCATCACGCTGTCGTCGGATTTGTTCCCGCAGGACCAGGTCGCGACCGCGACGGGGATGTCGGGCACCGCCGCCAATCTCGGCGTGCTGATCTTCACGCTGGTGCTCGGCTCGATGGTCGCGGAGGTCGGCTACCAGCCGTTCTTCATCCTGCTCGGACTGCTCGACCTGGTCGGCGCCGCACTCCTCTGGGTCCTGATACGAAAGCCCACATGA
- a CDS encoding LacI family DNA-binding transcriptional regulator, which yields MKERARRSRSPTIIDVAAQAGVSPMTVSRVINGRASVDPTTRASVQDAIDALGYTPNLAARSLVTSTELKIGVIYANPSAAFMSDFLTGVFEEASIRGARLILLKGEDGRPPSPAALENLVATGISGMICAPPLSESAAVLDVLRKARVPVAAVGAHDVDNVICVRIDDRLAAYEMTRELIAMGHRRLGFVVGNPDQVASLKRLDGFYAAVREHPGVRATIAQGDFSFASGLAAGDQLLQADPPPTAIFASNDDMAAAVVSVAHRRQLDVPRELTVVGFDDTTAAVMLWPPLTTVHQPVRRLAAEALGLLVAEIATPPRTPAKRADRVLDHEIIKRQSTSPPQDDATP from the coding sequence GTGAAGGAACGCGCTCGGCGCTCGCGCAGCCCGACGATCATCGATGTCGCCGCGCAGGCCGGGGTATCGCCGATGACCGTGTCGCGCGTCATCAACGGCCGCGCCAGCGTCGATCCGACCACCCGCGCGAGCGTCCAGGATGCGATCGACGCATTGGGCTACACGCCGAACCTCGCCGCGCGCAGCCTGGTCACGTCCACCGAACTCAAGATCGGCGTGATCTACGCCAACCCTAGCGCCGCGTTCATGAGCGACTTCCTCACTGGCGTGTTCGAGGAGGCCTCGATCCGCGGCGCACGGCTGATCCTGCTGAAGGGCGAGGACGGCCGTCCGCCCAGCCCCGCCGCGCTGGAGAACCTGGTCGCTACGGGCATCTCCGGCATGATCTGCGCGCCGCCGTTGAGCGAATCCGCGGCGGTCCTCGACGTGTTGCGCAAGGCGCGCGTGCCGGTGGCGGCGGTCGGCGCGCACGATGTCGACAACGTGATTTGCGTCCGTATCGACGATCGCCTCGCGGCATATGAGATGACGCGCGAACTGATTGCGATGGGTCATCGCCGGCTCGGATTCGTCGTCGGCAACCCCGATCAGGTCGCCAGTCTGAAGCGGCTCGACGGCTTCTACGCCGCGGTGCGCGAACATCCGGGCGTTCGCGCAACGATCGCGCAAGGCGATTTCAGCTTTGCCTCGGGACTCGCCGCCGGCGACCAGTTGCTCCAGGCCGATCCGCCCCCCACTGCGATCTTCGCGAGCAACGACGACATGGCCGCCGCCGTCGTGTCGGTGGCGCATCGGCGACAGCTCGATGTACCGCGCGAACTGACGGTCGTCGGATTCGACGATACCACCGCAGCGGTGATGCTCTGGCCGCCGCTGACCACGGTGCACCAGCCGGTCCGCCGACTCGCCGCGGAAGCGCTCGGCCTGCTGGTCGCGGAGATCGCCACGCCGCCGAGAACACCCGCCAAGCGCGCCGACCGGGTGCTGGACCACGAAATCATCAAGCGACAGTCGACGTCGCCGCCGCAGGACGACGCCACGCCTTAA
- a CDS encoding DNA primase, giving the protein MGGHQVPSAGSGDDGYDEEGYDESQRAEILEATRNGPSDGIILTDLEPDLGEDDTDDESIDETKMDSEEVGETDSSVTMDEADMDEDDVQNELDDDTIDDDEDLKDADDVALKP; this is encoded by the coding sequence ATGGGCGGACATCAGGTGCCGAGTGCCGGTTCGGGCGACGACGGTTATGACGAAGAGGGCTATGACGAGAGCCAGCGCGCCGAGATCCTCGAAGCCACGCGCAACGGGCCGAGCGACGGCATCATCCTGACCGACCTCGAACCCGATCTGGGCGAAGACGACACCGACGACGAGTCGATCGACGAGACCAAGATGGATTCCGAAGAGGTCGGCGAGACGGACTCGTCCGTGACGATGGACGAAGCCGACATGGACGAGGACGACGTCCAGAACGAGCTCGACGACGACACGATCGACGACGACGAAGACCTGAAGGACGCCGACGACGTTGCGCTGAAGCCCTGA
- a CDS encoding multidrug effflux MFS transporter, translating to MQTQDPQSDAPAMRGAPIGFVEFVALVASLMSLTALGIDSMLPALPAIGNSLGVATENGRQFVVTAFVIGFGVAQLVHGPLADRFGRRTVLLWSLMLYIIANVACATAGSFTWLLAARAFGGAVIAAARVATIALVRDCYHGRAMARVMSIAFMVFMIVPILAPTFGWAVLQFGDWRAIFWTVAVLTLGVLVWFYLRMPETLAPENVLPITPGRILSDWRQTLGDRNSLGYTLASTALLGSLYGYLNSIQQIMADVFHKPSLLALIFATTSVTMAICNLLNSRIVMRLGTRLISHGALSLMILVSLVHLFAIEVGFETLVSFAVFQALTLGCFGLATSNFSAMAMENMGRIAGTASSVQGFLSVTIGAVFGALIGQAFNGTTVPLVGGFLLAGLAALLSILITERGRLFRPASTAPVRA from the coding sequence ATGCAGACCCAGGATCCACAATCCGACGCGCCAGCGATGCGCGGCGCGCCGATCGGCTTCGTCGAGTTCGTCGCGCTCGTCGCCTCGCTGATGTCGCTGACCGCGCTCGGCATCGACTCGATGCTGCCAGCGCTGCCGGCGATCGGCAACTCGCTCGGTGTCGCGACCGAGAACGGGCGGCAGTTCGTCGTGACCGCGTTCGTGATCGGTTTCGGCGTCGCGCAGCTCGTCCACGGCCCGCTTGCGGATCGGTTCGGGCGGCGGACGGTGCTGCTCTGGTCGCTCATGCTCTACATCATCGCCAACGTTGCCTGCGCGACCGCGGGAAGCTTCACTTGGTTGCTGGCCGCGCGCGCGTTTGGCGGCGCGGTGATCGCCGCGGCCCGTGTCGCGACGATCGCGCTGGTGCGGGACTGTTACCACGGGCGGGCGATGGCGCGGGTGATGTCGATCGCGTTCATGGTGTTCATGATCGTGCCGATCCTCGCGCCGACGTTCGGCTGGGCGGTGCTGCAGTTCGGCGACTGGCGCGCGATCTTCTGGACGGTTGCGGTGCTGACGCTGGGGGTGCTGGTCTGGTTCTATCTGCGGATGCCCGAGACGCTGGCGCCCGAGAACGTCCTGCCGATCACGCCGGGACGGATCCTCAGCGACTGGCGGCAGACGCTCGGCGACCGCAATTCGCTCGGCTACACGCTCGCCTCGACCGCGTTGCTCGGATCGCTGTACGGCTATCTCAATTCGATCCAGCAGATCATGGCGGACGTGTTCCACAAGCCGTCGCTGCTCGCGCTGATCTTTGCCACCACGTCGGTGACGATGGCGATCTGTAACCTGCTCAACTCGCGGATCGTGATGCGGCTGGGGACGCGATTGATCAGCCATGGTGCTCTGTCGCTGATGATCCTGGTGTCGCTCGTCCACCTGTTCGCGATCGAGGTCGGCTTCGAGACGCTGGTCAGCTTCGCGGTGTTCCAGGCGCTGACGCTCGGCTGTTTCGGGCTGGCGACGTCGAATTTCTCGGCGATGGCGATGGAGAATATGGGGCGGATCGCCGGTACTGCGTCGAGCGTGCAGGGGTTCCTGAGCGTGACCATCGGTGCGGTGTTCGGCGCACTGATCGGGCAGGCCTTTAACGGCACCACCGTGCCGCTGGTCGGCGGGTTCCTGCTCGCCGGACTCGCCGCACTCCTGTCGATCCTGATAACCGAGCGCGGTCGCCTGTTCCGGCCCGCGTCGACGGCACCGGTCCGCGCTTGA
- a CDS encoding 2-oxoglutarate and iron-dependent oxygenase domain-containing protein codes for MLDTPAAQVPTLSLATQDSDPDGFAAAFGESFERYGFAIVADHGIPADLIERAWAETKLLFDLPEDEKRGYHIPGGGGARGYTPFKTEIAKDAKVVDLKEFWHVGRELPEGHRYADTMAPNVWPTRPEGFKPVFLELFAAFDRAGDKLLSAIARHLQLKPDWFDPAVRDGNSILRLLHYPPIPADAEGVRAGAHEDINLITLLLGAEEAGLELLDRANGRWLSIKPPEGAMVVNVGDMLQRLTNNVLPSTTHRVVNPPPERRGHSRYSMPFFLHPAPDFLIETLPGTITPDNANRYPNPITAHDYLYERLVEIGLIKK; via the coding sequence ATGCTCGACACCCCCGCCGCCCAGGTCCCGACGCTCAGCCTCGCCACGCAGGATTCCGACCCCGACGGTTTCGCCGCCGCGTTCGGCGAATCGTTCGAGCGGTACGGCTTTGCGATCGTCGCCGATCACGGCATCCCCGCCGACCTGATCGAGCGCGCCTGGGCCGAGACGAAACTCCTGTTCGACCTCCCCGAGGACGAAAAGCGTGGCTACCACATCCCCGGCGGCGGCGGCGCGCGCGGCTACACGCCGTTCAAGACCGAGATCGCCAAGGACGCCAAGGTCGTCGACCTCAAGGAATTCTGGCACGTCGGTCGCGAGCTGCCCGAGGGTCATCGCTATGCGGACACGATGGCGCCGAACGTCTGGCCGACGCGGCCCGAGGGCTTCAAGCCGGTCTTCCTCGAACTGTTCGCCGCATTCGACCGCGCCGGCGACAAGCTGCTGTCGGCGATCGCGCGCCACCTGCAGCTCAAGCCCGACTGGTTCGATCCCGCGGTGAGGGACGGCAACAGCATCCTTCGTCTGCTCCACTACCCGCCCATCCCCGCCGATGCCGAAGGCGTACGCGCCGGCGCGCATGAGGACATCAACCTCATCACGCTGCTGCTCGGCGCCGAGGAAGCCGGGCTCGAACTACTCGACCGCGCCAACGGCCGCTGGCTGTCGATCAAGCCGCCCGAGGGCGCGATGGTCGTCAACGTCGGCGACATGCTCCAGCGGCTGACCAACAACGTGCTGCCCTCCACCACGCACCGCGTCGTCAACCCGCCGCCCGAGCGCCGCGGCCACTCGCGCTATTCGATGCCGTTCTTCCTGCACCCCGCGCCCGATTTCCTGATCGAGACGCTGCCGGGCACGATCACCCCGGACAACGCGAACCGCTATCCAAACCCGATCACCGCGCACGATTACCTGTACGAGCGGCTGGTCGAGATCGGGCTGATCAAGAAGTAA
- a CDS encoding alpha-L-arabinofuranosidase C-terminal domain-containing protein — protein sequence MKPVIAAFVLFAGQVTVLVSAEAQRAQAIAVRVDATARSAAVTPYEYGMFIEPIGGLVARTLWAEMLDDRKFYYPVGPAASDAPPPVNAEGRPGVVYRKWRPIGGDAAVTMDTQHPYVGTQSARIAVFADHVTGIGQGGIEVVRGRRYVGKLRLSGEPGVAVSVALIWGDRPQDRQVVPLPTPGADWSEASFAFTPTAAASDARLEITGTGTGPGVFRVGVVSLMPADNVNGWRADTTAIAKSLNSGVWRLPGGNFLSDWDWHEAIGPRDARPPMFDHAWSAMQPNDLGMDEWMDLTRLLGVEPYVTVNAGLGDANSAAEEVEYLNGAATSEWGAKRAANGHLEPYRVKWWNIGNEPFGWWQVGKTSLDYFMIKHNEFAKAMRAKDPSITLIASGAMPDQLHPKGVQQNSSIESIQAKFGTEEDWTGGFFAKAWGNFDGITEHWYDRAEKRPDAPAADELIEFVRSPSNHVRMEAEEWAIYETKFPKIRAAKTFLSIDEYAYMAGPPTLKSSLAYAMVFQEMLRHTDFLTMSAFTTGLSTMHISPSAATLNATGTVFKLYGEHFGAGTVPLKVDGDVPQPEPKYPVGHAHPKVRAGSPTYPLDVIAGLSPDGTKLRLAVVNATFQPQHLNLALSGMRLRGSGRRWVMTGRTVEAANTIASPSGVTIVESKVAGTRTVMVPAISAAIYELPIAAEH from the coding sequence ATGAAACCGGTCATCGCAGCGTTCGTCCTGTTCGCGGGTCAAGTCACGGTCTTGGTCTCGGCCGAGGCGCAACGGGCTCAGGCTATCGCCGTCCGGGTCGACGCAACGGCGCGGTCGGCGGCGGTCACACCCTATGAATACGGCATGTTCATCGAACCGATCGGCGGACTCGTCGCGCGGACGCTGTGGGCGGAGATGCTCGACGACCGCAAATTCTATTACCCGGTCGGCCCCGCCGCCAGCGACGCGCCGCCACCGGTCAATGCCGAAGGGCGGCCCGGTGTCGTCTACCGCAAATGGCGCCCGATCGGCGGCGACGCGGCCGTGACGATGGACACGCAGCATCCGTACGTCGGCACGCAAAGCGCTCGGATCGCGGTGTTCGCCGACCATGTCACCGGCATAGGCCAAGGCGGGATCGAGGTCGTCCGCGGGCGGCGGTATGTCGGCAAGCTTCGGCTGAGCGGAGAGCCGGGCGTGGCGGTGTCGGTGGCGTTGATCTGGGGCGATCGGCCGCAGGACCGGCAGGTCGTGCCGTTGCCGACGCCGGGCGCGGACTGGAGCGAGGCGAGCTTCGCGTTCACGCCGACCGCGGCGGCGAGCGATGCGCGGCTGGAGATCACTGGCACTGGCACCGGCCCCGGCGTTTTTCGGGTCGGCGTGGTGTCGCTGATGCCGGCGGACAACGTCAATGGCTGGCGCGCGGATACGACCGCGATCGCGAAGTCGCTGAACTCGGGCGTCTGGCGCTTGCCCGGCGGAAACTTCCTGTCCGACTGGGATTGGCACGAGGCGATCGGGCCCCGCGATGCACGCCCGCCGATGTTCGATCACGCCTGGAGCGCGATGCAGCCGAACGATCTCGGCATGGACGAATGGATGGACCTGACGCGTCTCCTGGGCGTCGAACCCTATGTCACGGTCAATGCCGGGCTGGGCGATGCGAACTCGGCGGCGGAGGAGGTCGAATATCTGAACGGCGCGGCGACCTCCGAATGGGGCGCGAAGCGTGCAGCGAACGGTCATCTCGAGCCCTACCGCGTCAAATGGTGGAACATCGGCAACGAACCGTTCGGCTGGTGGCAGGTCGGCAAGACCTCGCTCGATTACTTCATGATCAAGCACAACGAATTCGCGAAGGCGATGCGGGCCAAGGACCCGTCGATAACGCTGATCGCATCGGGCGCGATGCCCGACCAGTTGCATCCGAAGGGCGTGCAGCAGAACTCTTCGATCGAAAGCATCCAGGCGAAGTTCGGTACCGAGGAGGACTGGACCGGCGGCTTCTTCGCCAAGGCATGGGGCAATTTCGACGGCATCACCGAGCATTGGTATGATCGTGCGGAAAAGCGGCCCGACGCGCCGGCCGCCGACGAACTTATCGAGTTCGTCCGTTCGCCCTCGAACCATGTCCGCATGGAGGCGGAGGAATGGGCGATCTACGAGACGAAGTTCCCCAAGATCCGCGCTGCCAAGACGTTCCTGTCGATCGACGAATATGCGTACATGGCGGGGCCGCCGACGCTGAAATCCTCGCTGGCCTATGCGATGGTATTCCAGGAGATGCTCCGCCACACCGATTTCCTGACGATGTCGGCGTTCACGACCGGCTTGTCGACGATGCACATCTCGCCATCCGCCGCGACCCTCAACGCCACTGGCACCGTGTTCAAGCTGTACGGCGAGCATTTCGGCGCCGGGACGGTTCCACTGAAGGTCGATGGCGATGTACCGCAACCAGAGCCGAAATACCCGGTCGGCCATGCGCATCCCAAGGTGCGCGCGGGCAGCCCGACCTATCCGCTCGACGTGATCGCGGGGCTGTCGCCGGACGGCACCAAACTGCGCCTCGCAGTGGTGAACGCGACGTTCCAGCCGCAGCATCTGAACCTTGCGCTTTCCGGCATGAGGCTGCGCGGCAGTGGCAGGCGCTGGGTCATGACCGGCAGGACGGTGGAGGCGGCGAACACCATTGCGTCCCCAAGCGGCGTGACGATCGTCGAAAGCAAGGTGGCGGGGACACGCACCGTGATGGTACCGGCGATCTCCGCGGCGATCTACGAATTGCCGATCGCGGCGGAGCACTGA
- a CDS encoding TonB-dependent receptor, which yields MVSRITTLSAHVRASVWAQETSRLTTAARSVSTVSSPTTRQRRTLIAGSSSIAALILSLYAAPSFAQAAPAQTTDTVAAPEPLAETPKPAEPEAVRTADIIVTGSRIQSSGFTAPTPTTVISEADIQNNAQPNVFTTIAQLPSLQGSSGSTTNTFSTSSGQQGLSSFSLRGLGTIRTLTLVDGQRVVGAYYTGVTDVSLLPQLLIKRVDIVNGGASASYGSDAVGGVVNFITDTHFQGFKGNIQGGITNYGDNGQGLIQLAAGRSYLNDRLHLVVSGEYAKEAGVGPGDFGTDLAGGRDWFTQTTMINRNVVDDGSPQYVLRDFAQPYNFTKYGLITAGPLQGTAFDQSGRPFQFQYGSNGVPARDNSGAVRGCLPGFCVGGDLSGNIDTGRTLQSAIQRIDSYGRIGYDFATDNEVYVSVNVGQVKTHNQPTNGANRPGLRLQCANPFVPASIQAACATAGITDFQFGASVAILPNTIVHTDRRQYRVVGGLKGKFELGGSPWTYDAYYERGITDTAIDVDDIVLTPHFNQAIQAITLNGAIVCANPVARANGCIPLNIIGGAAPSESARRYVQPENGPIQRLHLTQDVASLAFSGTPVELWAGPLSVAFGGEYRKEFYKVRADAYGAGVSALSPYTSEYPADPTLLTAGNNWYAGNYKNGTGAYDVKEAFLELDVPLFKSDMMGRANINGAARITDYSTSGRVWTWKIGGTWDTPLNGLRLRGVTSRDVRAPNLSELFAAPVTTTLPNFLDPARNVNVVAIQNAIGNPALTPEIARNTEVGAVYANPSWLPGFSASVDYYNIKVTDVISSLGAAQIVDLCFRNILPETCSAYNLNNTAGPNFINTQAFNLASIKTDGFDIEASYRWRRPLGVDGTFTLRGLATHIRKFVTDTGLPGTIPTDGAGVNLGATPRWKLLAVQAFSNDRFSLTVQERWFSDGNYGNQYVVCAPGTCPKSTTTAPTIDRNFMPGAFYLDVGGTYNITKQVSGYFKVDNVFDHDPAASPQSANPALYDIVGRIYRVGVRFSF from the coding sequence ATGGTTTCCAGAATCACGACTCTGTCGGCTCACGTCCGCGCCAGCGTTTGGGCGCAAGAGACATCGCGTTTAACAACAGCGGCACGATCGGTTTCTACCGTTTCCAGTCCGACTACACGGCAACGGCGCACCCTCATCGCCGGATCGAGTAGCATCGCCGCTCTTATCCTCTCGCTATACGCAGCACCGTCTTTCGCACAGGCCGCCCCAGCGCAAACCACCGACACCGTCGCCGCCCCAGAGCCGCTCGCCGAGACGCCCAAGCCCGCCGAACCCGAGGCCGTCAGAACCGCCGACATCATCGTCACCGGCTCCCGGATCCAGTCGAGCGGCTTTACCGCCCCGACGCCGACCACGGTCATCAGCGAAGCCGATATCCAGAACAACGCGCAGCCCAACGTCTTCACGACGATCGCGCAGCTGCCGTCGTTGCAGGGGTCGAGCGGTTCGACGACCAACACCTTCAGCACGTCGAGCGGCCAGCAGGGCCTGAGCTCGTTCTCGCTCCGGGGCCTGGGCACTATCCGTACGCTCACCCTGGTCGACGGCCAGCGCGTTGTCGGTGCCTATTATACGGGCGTCACCGACGTCAGCCTGCTCCCGCAACTGCTGATCAAGCGAGTCGACATCGTCAACGGCGGCGCGTCCGCATCCTATGGATCCGACGCGGTCGGCGGCGTCGTCAACTTCATCACGGACACCCATTTCCAGGGCTTCAAAGGCAACATCCAGGGCGGCATCACGAACTACGGCGACAACGGCCAGGGGCTTATCCAGCTTGCCGCGGGACGGAGCTACCTGAACGATCGACTCCACCTCGTCGTCAGCGGCGAATATGCCAAGGAAGCAGGCGTTGGCCCTGGCGATTTCGGCACCGACCTCGCCGGTGGTCGCGACTGGTTCACGCAGACGACGATGATCAACCGCAACGTAGTCGACGACGGATCGCCGCAATACGTCCTGCGCGATTTCGCCCAGCCGTATAACTTTACGAAATACGGCCTCATTACCGCCGGTCCGCTGCAGGGCACCGCGTTCGACCAGAGCGGCCGCCCCTTCCAGTTCCAATATGGCTCGAACGGCGTGCCCGCACGCGACAATTCCGGCGCGGTCCGAGGCTGCCTGCCCGGCTTCTGCGTCGGCGGCGACCTGTCGGGGAACATCGATACCGGCCGCACCTTGCAGTCGGCGATCCAGCGCATCGATAGCTATGGGCGGATCGGCTATGACTTCGCGACCGACAACGAAGTCTATGTCAGCGTCAATGTCGGCCAGGTGAAGACCCATAACCAGCCGACCAACGGGGCCAACCGACCCGGCCTGAGGCTCCAGTGCGCGAACCCGTTCGTCCCGGCGTCGATCCAGGCGGCATGTGCGACCGCGGGGATCACGGACTTCCAGTTCGGCGCCAGCGTCGCGATCCTGCCGAACACCATCGTCCATACCGATCGCCGCCAATACCGTGTCGTCGGCGGCCTGAAGGGCAAGTTCGAACTCGGTGGGTCGCCCTGGACCTATGACGCCTATTACGAGCGCGGCATTACCGACACCGCGATCGACGTCGACGACATCGTCCTCACGCCGCATTTCAACCAGGCGATCCAGGCGATCACGCTCAACGGCGCGATCGTCTGCGCCAATCCGGTCGCACGCGCCAATGGCTGTATCCCGCTCAATATCATCGGCGGCGCGGCACCATCCGAGTCGGCGCGCCGGTATGTCCAGCCAGAGAACGGCCCGATCCAGCGCCTCCACTTGACGCAGGACGTTGCGAGCCTCGCCTTCTCCGGCACGCCCGTCGAGCTCTGGGCAGGTCCCCTGTCGGTCGCGTTCGGCGGCGAATATCGCAAGGAATTCTACAAGGTCCGCGCCGATGCGTACGGCGCCGGCGTTTCCGCGCTCAGTCCCTATACCAGCGAATACCCCGCCGACCCGACCCTGCTAACCGCGGGCAACAACTGGTATGCCGGCAACTACAAGAACGGCACCGGCGCCTATGACGTCAAGGAAGCGTTCCTCGAGCTCGACGTCCCACTCTTCAAGTCGGACATGATGGGCAGGGCCAATATCAACGGCGCGGCCCGCATCACCGACTACAGCACGTCGGGCCGAGTCTGGACGTGGAAGATCGGCGGGACATGGGACACGCCGCTCAACGGCCTGCGCCTGCGCGGCGTCACCTCGCGCGACGTTCGCGCACCCAATCTGTCCGAGCTGTTCGCCGCACCGGTGACGACCACGCTGCCCAACTTCCTCGACCCCGCGCGCAACGTCAACGTCGTGGCCATCCAGAACGCGATCGGCAACCCGGCGCTCACGCCCGAGATCGCGCGCAACACCGAAGTCGGCGCGGTCTATGCCAATCCGTCCTGGCTGCCGGGGTTCAGCGCCTCGGTCGATTACTACAACATCAAGGTCACCGACGTGATCTCCAGCCTTGGCGCGGCCCAGATCGTCGACCTGTGCTTCCGCAACATCCTGCCCGAAACGTGCAGCGCGTATAATCTCAACAACACCGCCGGGCCCAATTTCATCAACACGCAGGCGTTCAACCTCGCGTCGATCAAGACCGACGGCTTCGATATCGAGGCAAGCTATCGGTGGCGGCGCCCGCTCGGTGTGGACGGGACGTTCACGCTCCGTGGCCTGGCGACCCACATCCGGAAGTTCGTCACCGATACCGGCCTGCCGGGGACGATTCCGACCGACGGCGCCGGCGTCAACCTCGGCGCCACCCCGCGCTGGAAGCTGCTCGCGGTACAGGCGTTCAGCAACGATCGCTTCAGCCTGACGGTGCAGGAACGCTGGTTCAGCGACGGCAATTACGGCAACCAGTACGTCGTCTGCGCGCCCGGAACATGCCCCAAATCGACCACCACCGCGCCGACGATCGACCGCAACTTCATGCCCGGCGCCTTCTATCTCGACGTCGGTGGAACGTATAATATCACCAAACAGGTGTCCGGGTATTTCAAGGTCGACAACGTCTTCGATCACGACCCGGCCGCCTCGCCGCAGAGCGCCAACCCGGCGCTGTACGACATCGTCGGGCGCATCTACCGTGTCGGCGTCCGCTTCTCGTTCTGA